From the Aquirufa lenticrescens genome, the window CCTGAAACGTACTATCAGGCTTCATCGAATCCCAACGTTCCCAAATAGTCGTGGCGCCGTGGGCCTTCACCGGATATAACCACGAAGGGTACGTATCCTGTAATAACAAGGAATAAGCCACATCATTACGACCAAAACGACTTAATACCGGATTCAAGAATGGCGTACCCAAAAAACCAGTCGTTAAGTGGTACTTATAACTTTTAATATTATTCACCAAACGCTCTAAAGCAGCTGCTCTTAGATTTCCCGGAATCATATCAAACTGCAAGGCTAAAATATAGGCCGTCTGTGTATCTGAAATTAAGCGTCCATTGGCCGTCATAAATTCCTTTTGAAACTGTAGTTTGATACGATCCTGCAACTTTTCAAACTCTCTGTAATCCTCCGTTTTCCCTAAAATACGAGCGGTCTTTACCATCAATTCGGCGTTATAAGCAAAGAAACATTGCGCCACTAAATAATTATCTGTCACAGCAGATTTTTGCCCAATCATCCCTTTTGAATCGTCTACTCGATAAGATAACCAATCTGCAAATTGAAAACCGGTATTCCATAGATCATTTTTAGCCACACCGCGTACGTAATTCAAATACGCTTTCATACTCTCGTATTGATTCTCTAAAACCTGTTTATCACCATAAGTTGTGTAAATATTATATGGTATAATAATGCTCGCATCAGACCATCCTGCCGCTCCATTTTGAGCCTCCGGTCCAGCATTAGGCTTATTTAAAATGTCAGGAATGACAAATGGAACTGCCCCATTTGGGAATTGATCCGCTTTGACATCTTTCAACCATTTAGCAAAAAACTGATTTACATTAAAATTAAATGAAGCTGTTCTAGAGAAAACCTCGGCATCTCCGGTCCATCCTAAACGCTCATCGCGTTGCGGACAATCCGTAGGTACATCTAAGAAATTCCCTTTTTGACCCCAGCGAATATTCGATTGCAATTGATTTAAGAGTGGGTTGCTCGTCTCAAATGAACCAGTAGAAGCCATATCGGAATGCAAAGCAATCGCCTGGTAATCCCCTGGATTCACCTCAATACCTTCCACTTGAACATAGCGAAACCCAAAGAAGGTAAAATGAGGCTCTATCGCTTGCTGCTCTCCATTCAATACGTAAGAAGCTAATGCCTTAGCCGAACGCAGATTTTCAAAATAGGGCTCTCCCTTTTTATCCAACATTTCTACGTGCCTTAACACCAATAGTTGACCTGAATTTCCTTTGACATTTACTTTTACCCAGCCTACTATATTTTGGCCAAAATCTAAGATCTTATATCCCTTTGGACTTGTCAGAACACGCTTTACCCCTAAAACCTCTTGCTTCTTTATCGGTTCATTGATCTGTGCTTCTAATACAGCATAATTTCCAGCTACTTCAATCGCATGACCGATTATTTTAGACTGAATTCGTGAATCGATATGTTCCCCATCATAAATCTCCGAGGAAACGATAGAGCTATATCCCGTTTGCCACTTATCATCTGAGATAACGGTTTCCTTTGAACCATCTTGATAGGTTATTTCTAATTGCCAAAGCAATGCCGTCTGAGATCCATAGTAATTCTGGTTATTCTGCCAGCCTAAACGTGTACGATACCAACCGCTACCTAATTGTACTTGAATTTCATTCGTACCTTGCTTAACCTGCTTCGTCAAATCATACATCTGGTATTGTAAATGCTTATTATAACTCGTCCAACCTGGATTTAAATAGGAATCCCCTACTCGAGAACCATTGATTTGGGCTTCATATGATCCTTTAGCTGTCACAAAAGCACTTACAGAACTCACCGGTTTTTTAATAAGAAATTGATTCGCAAAAAAAGGAACTCGTCCATTTACCGTATCAGCTGGCAAACCTGAACTAATCCATTTCGCCTTCCAATCCTTTTGATTTAATAAAGCAGTGGTAAAGGAAGTCGTCGCCTCTTTGCTCGCCTTTCCATTTGCATTCCAAACCTGTAATCTAACTTGGTATTTTGTATTAGACTTTAATGGTTCTCCAGCGTAAGGAATAAACAACGAAGCAGATGAAATTACTTTTCCTGAATTCCACACCGGCTTCTTACCTTCCAACACTTGAATAGTATAAGCAGATTGTGATTCATTGCGATTCACCGAACTCATCTTCCAAGAAAAGCGAGGATTCGATACACCAATGGCAATTGGATTTTGTTGGTTTTCAACAGAAATAGACTGAATGGAGACTTGAGATAGCAAGCTAAAAGGCAACAATAGTCCTATGAAAGCAAATAATTTCATTTTGATAAGGTTTAGAGCTAAAATCACACTAAACTAGTATTATATTTTGAAAATTATGTATAAAAAGCTATTCCTGTTTTCAATCGTTGCCTTTGCATTCGCTTCTTCAGATGATTGGGCGGAATACTTAGGTGGTTCTGACCGCAACCACTATTCCACTCTGACGCAAATTAATGCGACTAATATCGATCAGCTCAAAGTGGCTTGGGAATACAATCTTCCAGATTCGGGCCAAATGCAGGTCAATCCACTGATCATAAAGGGAGTACTGTATGGGGTTAGTTCTACTGTTCAAGCCTTTGCCTTGGATGCAGCTACGGGTAAAGAAATTTGGCGCTTCGGTGATCCATTAAAAAACTGGGCAAGTACTTCCAGAGGGGTGAGCTATTGGACTAATGGAATAGAGAAACGCATTTTATATACAGCAGGGCCTAATCTTTGGGCTTTAGACGCCGCGACGGGAAAACCGATTCCTAGTTTTGGCAATCAGGGAAAAATCGATTTACACTTGGGATTACCCCCTATTGCTGCCAATAAATTCATCATTTCAAATACTCCCGGCACCATATACCACAACCTTATTATTATGCCAATTCGCCTATCTGAGGGTGCTGATGCCGCTCCTGGCGATATCCGTGCATTCGATGTGATTACAGGCAAATTAGTTTGGACCTTTCATACGATTCCATATCCAGGGGAATTTGGATACACTACCTGGCCCCATGACGCCCATTTAAATACCCACACAGGAGCAGCAAATAATTGGGCCGGAATGGCGGTGGACAACGAAAGAGGAATACTTTTTGTTCCTACTGGTTCCGCCGGATATGATTTCTATGGAGGGAACCGAAAAGGATCTAATCTTTTTGCGAATTGCTTGATCGCCTTGGATGCGAAAACAGGGAAGCGTCTTTGGCATTTTCAAACGACACATCACGACCTTTGGGACCGTGATTTACCTGCCCCACCTAATTTAGTCAACGTTACCCATCGCGGAAAAAAGATTCCTGCAGTGGCTCAAATCACAAAACAGGGCTTCGTATTTCTATTTGATCGTGTCAGCGGAAAACCCTTATTCCCCATCATCGAAAAGAAAGTACAAGGTTCTTTATTGAAAGGGGAAAAAGCCTGGTTAACACAACCCTATCCGACCATTCCCAAACCATACGCTCGATTATCATCTGAAATTAAAAACAATGATGTCAATCCCTATGCCGAAAACAAAGAAGAGCTCATTCAAACCTTAACCTCTTTAAACAAGGGCTGGCACGATGCACCAAGTGAAAAAGGGAATCTCATTTTGCCTGGATTTGATGGAGGTGGAGAATGGGGTGGCGCCGCAGCAGACCCTGATGGTATTCTCTACGTGAATAGCAACGAGATGGGCTGGATACAAAAGATGAATCCATCCAAAACCAGTAGTCTAAATCCAGGCGAAAAAGCCTACCAAACCCATTGCCAATCATGTCACGGTGCAGACAGAAAAGGGAATCCATTGAGTGGATATCCATCCCTATCAGCTATTTCAACCAAAAGATCAAAAGCCTATATCCAACAATTCATCAACAATGGAAAAGGTAAGATGCCGGGGTTCAACCATCTTTCTAAACAGGAAAAAGATAATATTCTATCTTTTATAAACGATGAATTACCTAAAGAAGTAGCTTCATCAAATGCTGCTAGCTACGTATCCCCTTTCCAAATGACAGGATACAACAAATTCTTAGATTCAAAGGGCCTACCAGCTCTTAGCCCTCCTTGGGGAACCCTAAATGCAATCGATTTAAATACCGGAAAATACCTTTGGAAAATACCCTTTGGTGATGAGCCATCCTTGGCCCTAAAAGGAATAACTGGAACAGGTGCTGAAAATTATGGCGGTCCTATTGTAACTGCCAGTGGCTTATTGATTATAGGAGCTGCAAAAGACGGCAAATTACGCATCTATGCTAGTAAAACAGGAAAGCTGCTACGGACAATTACCTTGCCAGCAGTAGCTTTCGCGACACCATCCACGTATGCAGTGAATGGCAAACAATATATCGTCATCGCTTGTGGAGGAACGAAATTAGGCACTCCTAAAGGCAATAAATACATCGCCTTCAGCCTCTAATTATTCTTTTACAATCGTAGTTGCAAAAGGCTTTCCAGATGAGATTACGTGCAAAACGTATTTTCCCACTCTGATACCCGAGAAGTCGGTAAACACAATCTCCTTAATAGGAGCCTCATAGGTATGCTGGTAAATAACCGATCCTAATTGATCATAAATAGCAACAAAGGTAGGTTTTGTGCTTGGAACAGAGAATCCAATCGTTAATTTATCTACAAATGGATTAGGATACGTTGTGTAAGTAATGGGATTTTCTTCCTGAACATTTAACTTAATTCCAGAAGCCGCAATACTTCTTTCTAATAAAGAAGGCTGCTTAAAACCTTGTCGAACTACAACACCACCATTAGTAGACGTTCCAGTCACGGCACTTTGTTGGCCAATAATTTGAGAATAATACTTTCCATCTACCGTTGTGGTTGTCCCCCCAGAACCAATAGCTGAACTAATTACTTTCTGTGCTAAAACCAGATGAGCCGTCAACACCAAAGTCAGACTTAATAATAGCTTCTTCATTACCCTATATTTTAATTTTATCAATAAACTCTTTAATACTCATCCCTTCAAAATCATAAAATAAATGTTCTAAATCCGCTTCACAATTAAATCCTGACTCCACATATAACGTAGATAAACACGATTTTTGTAAACATCCTTGCCTTATTAATTGCTTCGCAAATTGAACCCTAAGGCGATTCATTTCATTTGTAAAGCTAGTGAAAAGATAAAGGTCAAAAAAATCACGCAATTCTTTCCTATCCTTTTGGACTAATTCCCCGAATTGATCCAAAGTCAAATTTGGATTCAAAAATGGCTTTTTAAATATGTAACAATCATTCACCGCTTGATCCATCTTCCACCAATAGGCCTCTTGTGGATTCAATGTACGCTTAAAGCGATCAGCATTTAAATAAATAATCTCCGGAAAAAAATAAAGTGTACAAACCATTATCATGTAAGCCACTAATGACAAATACTTTATTTCACTGGGATGATTTAAAAAAGTCAAGCCCAACGAATTCTCTAGCCAAACACCAAAAAAGACCGAACTCATACCTACAAACACCATCCATTGGAAAAACAAAAATAATTTTAACCACTTACCTAAGTGTGTAGCCTTAAAAAAATAAACCTGATTATTCCTCAAATAATTAAATCCCCATAATGTATACATGGTTAGTAATAAAGGACGTAATACATACAAATGGGCCGCATTAAACACATAACCTAAGCGTATGTTAAACATGGAGGTCCAATCACTAAATACCTGCCTAACCACTTCCACTTTGTAAGAATAAGGTGCTAGATAATAGGGGATCGTATCAATAAAAACCAGAAAAAAGGGGATAAAATGCCAATAATCTTTTTTAGTCAAATTGGTAGATCCCGTTCTCAAACTTCTTAAATAAAAGTAGAGAAGTGGGCCAATCAAAAAATAGATAGAAGAAAAGTTACCATATAATAAAACTGTAAATAATAAACTATGACCCAATGACATAGAATAAACAGTCAAACAGTATATACCTGAGATGAAAAACAAAAGAGCTAAATAAATATTAGGATTCGCAAATAAGGATCCTCGCGATTTCAAGAAAATGATCGAAGGCGTCATAAAACTTGTAAATAGTGTCATGACAAAAATCGATTGAAATAGAAACTGCATTATAAAGTGGTTAGATATAATTGTAATATACAAAAATATAATGAATGAAAATCAATACTTCGTAAATTACCACTCTATTGATAAATACGATGAAATTCAAAAATAGGTTAACTCGCTTTTGGAAACTCCTAGGCCCTGGACTAGTTACTGGTGCTAGTGATGATGATCCATCCGGAATAGCTACCTACTCTCAAGCGGGAGCAGGACTTGGCCTTTCCACCTTATGGACGGCTTTAATTGCCTTTCCATTAATGGCGGCCATTCAACAAATGTGTGCTAGAATAGGATTAGTGACAAAGCAAGGATTAACGGGCACGTTAAAAAAACATTATCCGAAACCTGTTTTATACCTCATGCTCATTTTTAGTTTTCCAGCGATTGTCATGAATATAGGAGCTGATATCGCAGGTATGGGAGCTGTAGGGAACCTATTATTTCCTGCCATCGACCAAAGTTATTTTAGTGTATTTTTCACCCTCGCATTAATCGGATTGATTATCTATTTACCGTATGCAAAAATTGCGGCCGTCTTAAAATACATGTGTATAGTTATGTTGGTCTATTTCATCGTACCATTTTTATACAAACAAGATTTCAAAGAAATACTCATAGCTACACTTATACCTGATATCCAGTTTAACAAAGAATACATTGCCATATTAGTGGGTATTTTAGGCACTACTATTTCACCTTATTTATTCTTTTGGCAGGCATCTGTGGAGGTAGAAGAAATGAATGTTCATAAAAGAGTAATGGTGAATAAAAGAATTATTCAGGAGATGGAACAGGATGTCGATTTTGGGATGGGATTTTCAGGATTTGTGATGTATTTCATCATTTTAACCACAGGTACTGTATTATACAAGAGTGGAATTCATCAAATTGATACTGTTGAACAGGCAGCTTTAGCGCTAAAACCCTTGGCTGGTGATATGGCGTATATTTTATTTGCTACTGGTATCATAGGTACAGGGCTGATAGCGATACCCGTTTTAAGTGGTTCTTTGTCTTATATATTTACCGAAACCTTTGGTTGGGAACAGGGATTAAATAAGAAGTTTCATGAGGCCAAAGGTTTCTACTCCATTATTGCTTTCTCCCTATTAGTAGGCCTTTCGTTAAACTATATCGGAATTTCCCCTATTGACGCCTTAATTTATACGGCCATTTTGTATGGCATGACGGCACCCGTTCTAATTGCCATCATCTTACATATTTCTAACAATAAAGAAATTATGGGGGAAAACATCAATTCACGATTATCCAACCTATTAGGTTTAGCTGCATTGGTCATTATGACAGCAGCAGCCGGAGCTCTTCTTTATTTGGAATTTATTGTATAAAAAAAACCATACTCCCTTATCAAGAGTATGGTAAAAAAAAGAGTGGACCAGCATGGGCTCGAACCATGGACCCCCTGATTATGAGTCAGATGCTCTAACCAACTGAGCTACAAGTCCGCATTGTACATCCATTAAAGGAATTCAATGTGACACAAAATTAAGGAATACTAACCTTTTTAGCTAAATTTCGGAAAAGAATCTCCCATGTACCCGACTAAAATTATTAATGATCCGATTTATGGTTTTATTAAAATCAATAATCCATTAATTCTTGAACTAATTGATCATCCTTATTTTCAACGACTTAAGCGTATTAAACAATTAGGATTAGCTGAATTTGTTTATCCGGGTGCACATCATACGCGTTTTCATCACGCTTTAGGGGCCATGCATTTGATGGATCAAGTTTTAGATAACTTGAAAGCAAAAGGTTATTCCATATCCCCAGAGGAACGCGAAGCGGCAGAAATTGCCATACTATTGCATGATATAGGCCATGGGCCCTTTTCTCATGTGTTAGAATACACCCTATTGAATGAGGTTAAACACGAAGATGTCTCCACTCTTTTGATGGGCAAATTAAATCAACACTTCAACGGGAAATTAAACTTAGCCATTGAAATATTTGAAAATAAATACCATCGTAAATTCTTCCATCAATTAGTCTCCTCTCAATTAGATGTGGATCGATTAGATTATTTAAGCAGAGATTCATTCTACACAGGTGTGCGGGAAGGATTTATCGGCTCTGAGCGTCTTTTAAGTATGATGGATTTGAATAATGAACAATTAGTCATTGAGGAAAAAGGAATTTATTCCACCGAAAACTTCTTGATGGCGCGTCGTTTAATGTATTGGCAAGTGTATTTACACAAAACCGCCATCGCAGCTGAGACGATGTTAATTCAAATATTGCGTCGTGCTAAATTCTTAATTTCAGAGGGGCAAAAATTACCTTGTTCAACTCCATTAAAAACATTCCTAAAAAGTACCTATACGTGGGAGGAATTTTCTACCAAAGACAGTCTATTAATAGCCTTTACCGAATTAGATGACCACGATGTGTGGGCAGCCATTAAAGAATGGAAAAATGCGAGTGATAAAATTCTAAAGCATTTGTGTACACACTTTTTGGCCAGAAAATTATTCACTTGTAAATTAGGCTCTCAGCCAATCCCAAAGGCGAAAAGAGTTGAAATAGAGGAGAATATCAAACGAGAATATGGCATTACGGATGAAGAATTGTCCTACTTTGTCGTAGAAGGTTCCACCTCGAATGCTGCCTACGTACAGGGAGACAATACCATCAAGATGGTCGACAAACAAGGTCAAGTGGTCGAGTTACTCGAAGCTTCCGATTTACCGACCATACAAGCTTTAAGTAAGATTGTAAAAAAATACTATTTTTGTTGTCCAAAGAGCGTATATTTGCAAGGAGAATTGAGCTAATGGAAATTCTCTTTGCCTTTATTAAACAACGTGTGACCGAATGAAATTTACTGTTGACCAAATAGCCCAATTAATACAAGGTACAGTAGATGGCGATGGATCAGCAAGTATAACGGCGTTTAATAAAATAGAAGAAGGAAAAGCAGGAAGTATTTCTTTTTTAGCAAACCCTAAATACGAATCCTATTTGTATCAATCTAAGGCAACAGCCATCATTGTAGCAAACGATTTAGTCTTAAAAGAAAAGCCTCTAGCGACTTTAATCAAAGTTAAAGACCCCTACTCTGCTTTCACAATATTACTTCAAAAATACCAAGAGTTTACAAGTGTTAAGGAAACAGGCATACAGCAACCTAGTTTTATTGCAGAAGATGCAAAAACAGGCATAAATCTCTATCTAGGCCAATTTTCAAGTATAGGAAAAAGTTCAACGATTGGGAATGACACCTATATTTCAGCACATGTAACCATCGGAAACAAAGTTTCCATTGGCGATAATTGTGTGATTTATCCAGGCGTAGTCATCTATAATGATACAATCATTGGCAATAATTGTACTATACACGCAAATGCAGTCATTGGTTCGGATGGATTTGGTTTCGCTCCTCAAGCAGATGGAACTTTCACCACAATTCCTCAATTAGGAAATGTGGTATTAGAAGATGGTGTAAGCGTTGGTGCCAATACCACGATTGATAGAGCCACCATGGGTTCTACTTTAATAAAAAAAGGGGTAAAAATTGATAATTTAGTCCAAATTGCCCACAATGTAGAGGTGGGAGCTAATACCGCTATCGCAGCACAAACTGGAGTTTCTGGTTCTACTAAAATTGGCCAAAACTGTTTAATTGGAGGTCAAGTGGGCGTAGCAGGACACATAACTATTGCAGATAAAACGATTGTAACCGCTCAATCTGGGGTTACCAAAACCGTCCGAAAAGAAGGACAAATTTTAGGTGGAACACCGGCCTCCCCTAACAGTGAATATTTAAAACGTAATGCGTTATTACGTCAATTACCGGACTTATTAAAACGATTAGAATCTTAGAACGCGTATGAACAATAAGCAACATACTATTACCAATGCTGTAACCCTATCTGGTGTAGGATTACATACTGGCGTAGTTGCCAACCTCACTTTTTTACCTGCTCCTGCAAACCACGGGATCAAATTCCAACGTGTTGATTTGCCAGGTCAGCCTATCGCTGATGCAGATGTAGACTATGTAGTAGATACCTCACGCGGAACTACCATTGAGCATAACGGAGCAAGAATTAATACAGTAGAACACGTATTAGCAGCTCTTGTAGGTCTAGAAGTAGATAATATTTTAATTCAATTAGATGGTCCAGAACCTCCTATTATGGATGGTAGTTCTATCAAATTTGTAGAAGCTTTAAAAGACGCAGTTCTTGTAGAACAGGATGCACACCGTAAATTCTTCGAACTAACGGAAGAAGTACGCTATAAAGATCTCGAAAATGGGATTGAATTAGCGGCATTACCTCTGAATGACTACCGTATGGCCGTGATGGTGGATTATAATTCAAAATTCTTATCCAGCCAACACGCTAACTTAAGCCACGTTTCTCAGTTTGAAAAAGACTTCTCTATGTGCAGAACCTTCTGTTTTGTTCATGAATTAGAAGTGCTTTATAAAGCAGGATTAATCAAAGGAGGTGACTTAAATAATGCGATTGTCATCGCAGACAAAGATTATTCCGAGACTGAATTAGCCCATTTAGCGGAAGTATTAGGTAAACCCAAAATCTCTGTTTCGAAAGAAGCTGGCATTTTAAATAACACAAACCTTCATTATAATAACGAGATGGCTCGCCACAAGTTATTAGATTTAATGGGAGATTTAGCTTTAGTGGGAAGACCTATAAAAGCTCAAATTTTAGCATCACGTCCAGGACATGCCTCTAACGTAGAATTAGCTCGTAAGATCAAGAAATTGATGTTAGACGCGGAAAAGAATAAAGTTCCTACGTACGAACCAAAGCAACCTCCTATTTTCACGCACGAACGCGTTTATGAGCTTTTACCTCACCGGTATCCATTCCAAATGATTGATAAAATCATTTACTTGGATGATACGAGTGTTGTAGGAGTAAAAAATGTGACGATGAATGAGAATTATTTTATGGGTCACTTCCCGAACAATCCGGTTATGCCAGGTGTTATGCAAGTGGAAGCTATGGCACAAACAGGAGGAATTCTTGTATTGAGTTCAGTAGAAGATCCTGAAAACTATTGGCCTTACTTAGTAGGAATTGAAAATTGTCGTTTTAGAAAAAGTGTTATCCCGGGTGATACCATTATCTTTAAATGTGAACTTCAAGCCCCTATACGTAGAGGAATTGCTAAAATGACTGGAAAGGCTTATGTAGCTGGCCAGGTTGTTTGTGAAGCAGAAATGACTGCTAGTTTAGTACGCAAATCGTAAGATTTAACCTATGATTCATCAATTAACACATATTGACCCTCAAGCTAAAATCGGCGCTAATGTTAGTATCGATGCATTTTCGTCTATTCATTCAGATGTAGAAATTGGTGAAGGAACTTGGATAGGATCAAACGTAACTATTTACCCAGGGGCACGCATTGGTAAAAATGTGCGCATATTTCCGGGTGCTGTTATTTCAGCTATTCCTCAAGATTTAAAATTTGGAGGAGAAACAACAACAGCAGAAATTGGCGATAATTCCACCATTCGAGAATGTGTTACCATTAATCGTGGAACATCTGATAAAATGAAAACTGTAATCGGTAGGAACTGTTTAATCATGGCCTATGTGCACGTAGCCCACGATTGTTTCATTGGGGACAATTGTATATTAGCGAATGCCGTTCAAATGGCTGGACACGTAACAGTGGGTGATTTTGCCATCATTGGCGGTTCCTCTGCTATTCACCAATTCGCTACCATCGGGCAACACGTTATGATTTCAGGTGGATCACTTGTAAGAAAAGATGTCCCTCCTTTCACAAAATCAGGACGTGAACCTTTAAGTTATGCCGGAATAAATTCTGTAGGCTTACGCCGCCGTAATTACACAGATGAACAAATTAATGTCATACAAGAAGCGTATCGGTATTTATATTTGAAAGGGTTGAATACAAATGCTGCTTTGGCAGAAATAGAAGCGCAATTGCCTAATACTCCTGAACGAAACGAAATTCTTGATTTCGTTAAAAATTCAGAGCGCGGTATCATGAAAGGCTAATCAACGATGGAAATTCTTGTTCAAAATCTTTCCAAAAAATTCAGACAAGAATTTGTCCTCAAATCCTTCTCCCATTCCTTCAAATCAGGACGGTCCTATGCGATAACGGGTCCTAACGGCTCAGGTAAATCTACTTTACTTCAGTTAATTGCACAATTCACCTTACCTAATTCAGGGACAGTTGAAATGACAGGCATTGACCCAGAGTTAGCTTATAGTCATATTACGTATGCAGCTCCCTACGTCGAATTAATC encodes:
- a CDS encoding outer membrane protein assembly factor BamB family protein, producing the protein MYKKLFLFSIVAFAFASSDDWAEYLGGSDRNHYSTLTQINATNIDQLKVAWEYNLPDSGQMQVNPLIIKGVLYGVSSTVQAFALDAATGKEIWRFGDPLKNWASTSRGVSYWTNGIEKRILYTAGPNLWALDAATGKPIPSFGNQGKIDLHLGLPPIAANKFIISNTPGTIYHNLIIMPIRLSEGADAAPGDIRAFDVITGKLVWTFHTIPYPGEFGYTTWPHDAHLNTHTGAANNWAGMAVDNERGILFVPTGSAGYDFYGGNRKGSNLFANCLIALDAKTGKRLWHFQTTHHDLWDRDLPAPPNLVNVTHRGKKIPAVAQITKQGFVFLFDRVSGKPLFPIIEKKVQGSLLKGEKAWLTQPYPTIPKPYARLSSEIKNNDVNPYAENKEELIQTLTSLNKGWHDAPSEKGNLILPGFDGGGEWGGAAADPDGILYVNSNEMGWIQKMNPSKTSSLNPGEKAYQTHCQSCHGADRKGNPLSGYPSLSAISTKRSKAYIQQFINNGKGKMPGFNHLSKQEKDNILSFINDELPKEVASSNAASYVSPFQMTGYNKFLDSKGLPALSPPWGTLNAIDLNTGKYLWKIPFGDEPSLALKGITGTGAENYGGPIVTASGLLIIGAAKDGKLRIYASKTGKLLRTITLPAVAFATPSTYAVNGKQYIVIACGGTKLGTPKGNKYIAFSL
- a CDS encoding NRAMP family divalent metal transporter; this translates as MKFKNRLTRFWKLLGPGLVTGASDDDPSGIATYSQAGAGLGLSTLWTALIAFPLMAAIQQMCARIGLVTKQGLTGTLKKHYPKPVLYLMLIFSFPAIVMNIGADIAGMGAVGNLLFPAIDQSYFSVFFTLALIGLIIYLPYAKIAAVLKYMCIVMLVYFIVPFLYKQDFKEILIATLIPDIQFNKEYIAILVGILGTTISPYLFFWQASVEVEEMNVHKRVMVNKRIIQEMEQDVDFGMGFSGFVMYFIILTTGTVLYKSGIHQIDTVEQAALALKPLAGDMAYILFATGIIGTGLIAIPVLSGSLSYIFTETFGWEQGLNKKFHEAKGFYSIIAFSLLVGLSLNYIGISPIDALIYTAILYGMTAPVLIAIILHISNNKEIMGENINSRLSNLLGLAALVIMTAAAGALLYLEFIV
- the lpxD gene encoding UDP-3-O-(3-hydroxymyristoyl)glucosamine N-acyltransferase: MKFTVDQIAQLIQGTVDGDGSASITAFNKIEEGKAGSISFLANPKYESYLYQSKATAIIVANDLVLKEKPLATLIKVKDPYSAFTILLQKYQEFTSVKETGIQQPSFIAEDAKTGINLYLGQFSSIGKSSTIGNDTYISAHVTIGNKVSIGDNCVIYPGVVIYNDTIIGNNCTIHANAVIGSDGFGFAPQADGTFTTIPQLGNVVLEDGVSVGANTTIDRATMGSTLIKKGVKIDNLVQIAHNVEVGANTAIAAQTGVSGSTKIGQNCLIGGQVGVAGHITIADKTIVTAQSGVTKTVRKEGQILGGTPASPNSEYLKRNALLRQLPDLLKRLES
- a CDS encoding HD domain-containing protein — encoded protein: MYPTKIINDPIYGFIKINNPLILELIDHPYFQRLKRIKQLGLAEFVYPGAHHTRFHHALGAMHLMDQVLDNLKAKGYSISPEEREAAEIAILLHDIGHGPFSHVLEYTLLNEVKHEDVSTLLMGKLNQHFNGKLNLAIEIFENKYHRKFFHQLVSSQLDVDRLDYLSRDSFYTGVREGFIGSERLLSMMDLNNEQLVIEEKGIYSTENFLMARRLMYWQVYLHKTAIAAETMLIQILRRAKFLISEGQKLPCSTPLKTFLKSTYTWEEFSTKDSLLIAFTELDDHDVWAAIKEWKNASDKILKHLCTHFLARKLFTCKLGSQPIPKAKRVEIEENIKREYGITDEELSYFVVEGSTSNAAYVQGDNTIKMVDKQGQVVELLEASDLPTIQALSKIVKKYYFCCPKSVYLQGELS
- a CDS encoding T9SS type A sorting domain-containing protein, which produces MKKLLLSLTLVLTAHLVLAQKVISSAIGSGGTTTTVDGKYYSQIIGQQSAVTGTSTNGGVVVRQGFKQPSLLERSIAASGIKLNVQEENPITYTTYPNPFVDKLTIGFSVPSTKPTFVAIYDQLGSVIYQHTYEAPIKEIVFTDFSGIRVGKYVLHVISSGKPFATTIVKE
- a CDS encoding alpha-L-rhamnosidase — protein: MKLFAFIGLLLPFSLLSQVSIQSISVENQQNPIAIGVSNPRFSWKMSSVNRNESQSAYTIQVLEGKKPVWNSGKVISSASLFIPYAGEPLKSNTKYQVRLQVWNANGKASKEATTSFTTALLNQKDWKAKWISSGLPADTVNGRVPFFANQFLIKKPVSSVSAFVTAKGSYEAQINGSRVGDSYLNPGWTSYNKHLQYQMYDLTKQVKQGTNEIQVQLGSGWYRTRLGWQNNQNYYGSQTALLWQLEITYQDGSKETVISDDKWQTGYSSIVSSEIYDGEHIDSRIQSKIIGHAIEVAGNYAVLEAQINEPIKKQEVLGVKRVLTSPKGYKILDFGQNIVGWVKVNVKGNSGQLLVLRHVEMLDKKGEPYFENLRSAKALASYVLNGEQQAIEPHFTFFGFRYVQVEGIEVNPGDYQAIALHSDMASTGSFETSNPLLNQLQSNIRWGQKGNFLDVPTDCPQRDERLGWTGDAEVFSRTASFNFNVNQFFAKWLKDVKADQFPNGAVPFVIPDILNKPNAGPEAQNGAAGWSDASIIIPYNIYTTYGDKQVLENQYESMKAYLNYVRGVAKNDLWNTGFQFADWLSYRVDDSKGMIGQKSAVTDNYLVAQCFFAYNAELMVKTARILGKTEDYREFEKLQDRIKLQFQKEFMTANGRLISDTQTAYILALQFDMIPGNLRAAALERLVNNIKSYKYHLTTGFLGTPFLNPVLSRFGRNDVAYSLLLQDTYPSWLYPVKAHGATTIWERWDSMKPDSTFQDPGMTSFNHYAYGAIGDWMYRTIGGIDTEEFDGAGYKQMVIKPELGGKLTYAKTSLDTPYGKVSTDWTVNSTGFTLKVDVPVNTTATVLLPAFGTNKRFYDGVELTGDRVRIGSGSYTFTIN